A stretch of the Lactuca sativa cultivar Salinas chromosome 9, Lsat_Salinas_v11, whole genome shotgun sequence genome encodes the following:
- the LOC111899084 gene encoding uncharacterized protein LOC111899084 — protein sequence MPSVGIMNRVFSKVRNLDAYPKVNEDFYSRTLSGGVITLASSFAMLFLIFSEFGLYLQTVTDTKLVVDTSRGEHLKINFDITFPAVSCTLLSLDAIDISGEQHLDIKHSVMKNRIDSDGHIIQVKFDKIGKPNIGKLKQKHGGDVQDNETYCGSCFGAEQSESECCNTCDEVREAYRRRGWGLMNPDLIDQCKREGFVQRIKAEQGEGCNVYGSIIINKVAGNFHFVKSFHLANMHLPHVHDAHSFEDDSYNISHRINKLAFGDYYPGKVNPLDGVRWYQGTPNGIYQYFLKVVPTVYTPLSGRVIKSNQFSVTEHYKAPQVKHRGLPGVFFFYDLSPIKVTFTERHASFLHFLTNLCAIVGGIFTVAGIVDSFIYHGHKAMKKKREIGKLG from the exons ATGCCTTCTGTGGGCATTATGAACAGAGTTTTCAGCAAGGTTCGGAATCTGGATGCGTACCCTAAAGTCAATGAGGATTTCTACAGCCGTACGCTTTCTGGTGGTGTTATTACCCTCGCTTCATCCTTTGCGATGCTCTTCCTGATTTTCTCGGAGTTCG GACTATATCTTCAAACAGTTACCGATACAAAGCTTGTAGTTGATACTTCAAGAGGGGAACACCTCAAAATTAAT TTTGATATCACATTCCCTGCAGTTTCATGCACACTACTCAGTCTTGATGCCATTGATATCAGTGGGGAGCAACATCTTGATATT AAACATTCTGTAATGAAGAACAGAATCGATTCTGATGGGCATATAATCCAAGTGAAATTTGACAAGATTGGTAAACCTAATATTGGGAAGCTAAAGCAGAAACATGGTGGAGATGTTCAAGATAATGAAACATACTGTGGCTCATGTTTTGGTGCAGAACAG TCAGAAAGTGAATGTTGTAATACATGTGATGAGGTTCGTGAAGCATATAGAAGAAGAGGATGGGGATTAATGAATCCTGATTTGATTGATCAG TGTAAAAGAGAAGGTTTTGTTCAAAGGATTAAAGCTGAACAAGGTGAAGGGTGCAATGTGTATGGATCTATAATTATCAACAAAGTGGCTGGAAATTTTCACTTTGTTAAAAGCTTTCATCTTGCAAATATGCATTTACCCCATGTACATGATGCCCATAGTTTTGAAGACGATAGTTATAAT ATAAGTCACAGGATAAATAAATTAGCTTTTGGAGACTATTATCCTGGGAAAGTAAATCCACTTGATGG GGTGCGTTGGTATCAAGGAACTCCAAATGGAATATATCAGTATTTTCTCAAG GTGGTTCCAACTGTGTACACCCCTCTTAGTGGGCGAGTTATCAAGTCAAATCAG TTCTCTGTGACAGAACATTATAAGGCTCCACAAGTCAAACATCGAGGGCTTCCTGGAGTCTTCTTCTTCTATGACCTCTCTCcaattaag GTGACTTTCACAGAAAGGCATGCTTCCTTCTTACACTTCTTGACCAATCTATGCGCGATAGTAGGAG GTATCTTCACGGTTGCAGGGATTGTAGATTCATTTATTTACCATGGTCATAAGGCTATGAAGAAGAAAAGGGAAATTGGGAAATTAGGCTAA